A region of the Pseudarthrobacter oxydans genome:
CTGCTGGTACTCGACGCCCAGGACCGGGTGGCGGTTCCCGGTTTGCCGGTATGTGTTGCTCGTGGAGACGCTGATGCAGACCACTGGCGGTTGCGGGAAGCGTTCCTGACCTACCGGGGAATCGAGGAAGTGCTGGAACAGCTTGCCGTGAAGATCGCCGAAGTCTTCGGGAACGGTGGGCTTGCCTGAGTCCCCTGCTGCCGCCGGCAGTACGACGCTGAAGTCGAAGTCACGGACGTAGGAGGAGAAGTTGTTCCCGACGATTCCTTGGTGGCGCATCCCGTTCAGCAGGTCGACGATCTGGATATCGAGAACCTCGAACAGGGGGAACTGCTGATCCGTACCATTCGCAGTGAACTGAATCTGCACGGAAACGATCTCAAGCTCGAGCGCGTAGCGGTCCCGGTCCGGGTTGTCCCAGTCTGCGAGATCGTTGAAACGGCGCCGAATCATGGTCAGGGCGTTGCGGAGGTTCTCCTGGCGGTGCTCGCCCCGTGCCAGGTTGGCGAAGTTCGTGGTGATTCGGGAGTCTTCCGACGGGGAGTAGTCCTCGTCGAAGCGGGTGGTGGTGATGCTGAAGGTGAAGTCGTCTGCCATGGGCTGCCAATCCGTTGATGATGGCCGGAGACGGCCTTTCAGAAGGGGTTGTATCCATGGTGCTAACTTAAGGCAGATATCGGGTAACTAGGCGTTGCTATGCATTCATATAGTATTTTCCTATGCCACAGCTTTCCAGCGGATTGACCCTGCAGCAGCTGCGCTACTTCATTGAAGTTGCAGCTGAGGGGTCGATCTCCGCGGCTGCCGACCTTCTTTATGTAGCGCAGCCCACAATGTCCGCAGCGATGAAGGACCTGGAGTCACGGGTGGGCCGTGCACTCCTGGTTCGCTCCGCCCGCGGGGTCACTCTCACCGCCGACGGGGCAGAGTTCCTCGGCTATGCGAGGCAGGTCGTCGAGCAGTTCGCTCTCCTCGAGCAGCGCTACCTTGGTAGGCCACCGATGAGACGTCTGCTGGGGGTGTCAACGCAGCACTACTCGTTCGCGGTGGACGCCTTCGTCCGGATGGTCAAGGCCACTGAGGTGGCCGAATACGAGTTCTCGCTCCGTGAAAGCCGCACCTGGGACATCATCGAGGATGTCCGGACGCTCCGCAGCGAGATAGGCATCCTCTACCGGAACGATTTCAACCGGAAGATCATCGACAAGCTGCTCCGCGAATCCGGGCTCGCGTTCACTCCGCTTTTCCTCGCCGATCCGCACATCTTCATTTCACGGAACAACCCGCTCGCCTCAAAAGAGCGAGCGACTCTAGAAGATCTTGCCGGCTTGCCGCGGCTGACCTTCGATCAAGGTGCGAACAACTCTTTTTACTTCGCCGAGGAGATTCTCTCCACCTTGTCCAGTAAGCAGGAGATCCGGGTCTCTGACCGTGCGACGATCTTCAACCTCATGATCGGGCTCCACGGCTACACGATTTCGACGGGAATCATCAGTGGGCAGCTCGACCCGGAGATCGTCGCCATCCCGCTCGACGTTGACGAACGCATCGAAATCGGCTGGATCGGCCACGCCGCGATTCCGCTCACCGACCAAGCGCAGCGCTACCTCAGTGAATTGCGGGCCGTCGTCGCTGAATTCGGCGTAGCGCTACTCGGCTGACTGCAGTTGAGCGGGCGGTCTACCCCTTCGGTGATTGGACGTGTTTGTTGCAGCCGGGCGGGTTGCTGGTATCGCACATGCCCGTCGCCGTCGCCGTCGTTGGCATGGCCGGGGCGGACGTCAGCTAGGAAACCGGCCTGTTCCAGGTGGTGACGATCCAGCCCGGGGACATCACGCAGGGCTTGTAAGGCCGCGGTGCCGTACTGGCCGCCACCTGTGGAGGCCGTTGAGCCGCAAACTGATGTTGGCGCGATTCTCTGGTCACCAAAGTTGATCAGTTTGCGGCTTCGCTGAACCTTCCCCCGCAGGCCTCACAAAACTACGGTGGCAGTTATCACGCTCTGATGAGATGTATCGGCCGAGTTATGACTGCGTTTGTTCAACTGCGCAAACACTAAAAGACTGACTGGGACGTACCAAACACATCCGCTACGACAATCTCACCAGCGCGGTCACCGCCGTGGTGTTCGGGCAGGGCCGGCAGGGCTGGGAGAACGACCGGTGGGTGTTGTTCCGTTCGTTCTATGGCTTCGATCCCATGCAAGCACTCCGAATCTAGGCGCCACCGTGATCTCCTTAGTCATCGTCCGAACCGGTAAGCTGCCGGCCTGACCGGAGTATAGGCTTGCGCCTGCCGAGCAGGCAACGATCCCTCCGCCAAGCTTCCTGGCCGTTGGAATTGCGGGCGCCCGGCTGGTTTGGGGGCTAGATTGTTCCAGATCGGTAGAGCTCGGTGGAGAGGTAACGGAGTCCGGAGTCGCAGAGGATGGTGACGATTGTTGATCCGGGGCCCATTCGTTCCGCGGTCCGAAGAGCGGCGACAACATTCGCCCCTGAGGAAGTGCCGGCAAAGAGCCCCTCTTGCCGGGCCAGGCGCCGCGCCATATCCATTGCCTCGTCGGCGGATACGGTGAGGATGCCGTCGACGGCATCCGGTTCCCACAGCGGGGGAACAAAACCGATACCGATGCCTTCGATCCGGTTGGGGCCGGTCGGTTGACCGGACAGGACAGCGGATTCGGCCGGTTCGACTGCAAAGACGCTGATGTCTGGATTGTGCGCGCGGAGCGAGCGCGTGACCCCGTGAATGGAGTGAGCGGTTCCGACCGTGTGCACGAACGCGTCGATCCGGCCTTTTGTCTGTGTCCAGATTTCTTCCCCTAGGGGCAGATACCCGGTGACCGCGTCATGGTTATTCAACTGGTCACACCACCACATGCCCGGTTGTTTCGATACTTCAGCGGCCCGGGCGATCATCCGCTTGATCAGCGTTTCGGTGATTGCGCCATTGTCACTTGGAACATCCTCGACGGTGGCGCCAAAGGCAAGCATCGTCCGGCGTTTTTCGTCACTGAACGCGTCGGAGAAGACGACGTGGAGGCCGAAACCAAGCACAGCGCAAGCAAACGCAAGCGAAATGCCGGTCGTGCCAGCGGTGTATTCGACGACAGTTCCTCCCGGGATAAGGCGACCGTCGCGCACGGCGCCTTCGACCGCCGTGCGTGCCATCCGGTCTTTCATACTCCCTGTCGGGTTGGCCCACTCCAACTTGACGAAAATCCGGGCACCGTTGGCCGGCGCCACCCTCCGCAGCTCCACGAGGGGCGTGTTCCCAATTCCCGCGAACGCACCCATTGAATCGTTCATCTCCGAAGACCCTCTGCTCGTGTGGCGGCTGATAGAAGATATCGTGGCACCCTGGTAAGCCCACTACAACAGAACACGGAAGGGACCGCGACCATGCGCTCTGAACGATGAGAGCGAGCGCATTTTCAACCGCAGCGACCCGGCGAAGAGATCTATGGAAACACCCCATCGAGATCAGACTTACACCCCTAGCGCTGCCGGATTCATCCTGTATTGCCAATGCTCTTCGGAATGCCTCCGCTACTCACAGCCGGGGACAAATCCTCATGAGTTATCCACCGCTACCGCTGCCGAGGGAGCTCTCCAAACGGCTCCCAAAAGAATCAGCCATGGATAATCCGAATTGACCCCAGCCACGGATAGCTTTAGGGGCACCTTGGGTGCCGCGCAGCACTGCTGGAAACGATGATTGTCCTTGACAATCCCTATTGAGATTCCTTACGGCCGTCGCCGTCCTTGAAACCCTCGACAGCGGGCGTGTGATGCTGGACGGACAGGATCTTGCCGCGGTCCGCCCTGAACGGCGCGGCATGGCGATGGTCTTTCAGCGTCCGCTGTTGTTCCCGCACCTGAACGTGCTCGACAACGTGGCCTTCGCAGCGACCGTGAGCGGCGCGCCACGCAAGCAGGCCCGAGACGATGCGCCGGCCTTCCTGGATCTGGTCCAGATGCAAGGAACGGGCACGAGGACGGTGACAGAACTTTCCGGCGGGCAGCAGCAGCGGGTAGCTATCGCCCGGGCACTGGGCGCGGGCCCTGCGGTGCTGCTGCTCGATGAACCCTTCAGCGCCCTGGACCCCGAACTGCGGGACACCATGCGCGAGCTGCTGGCGCAGGTCCGGGAGAAACTGCACCCGACCATCCTGATGGTCACCCACGACCGTGACGAAGCCGCGGCCGTCGCCGATCACATCGCCCTGGTCAGCGACGGCAGGCTGCTCCAGCACAGCACCGTGGAAGCGATGTATTCCCGGCCCGCCTCACTGCAGGTCAGCCGCCTGATGGGCGGGACCAACGAAGTCCCCGGGACCGTGCGCGATGGGGTCCACTGGGGTCCTCGGCGGGCACCGGCTGCCCGAAGACCACCCCTGGCCGGAAGGACCTGCCACATTGGTGATCCGCCAGGAACGCATCATCCTCCTTGAGGAACACGGCGCGGGCGTGCCCGCGGTGGTCACCAGGATCCGCGTCCGGGGACCACGTCGCCTGATCAGCATGGACGCCAACGGTGCAGTCCTGCACGCCGAAGCGTCCGGAAGCCAGAGCCTGACCGTCGGCGGTATGGTCCGGATCCAGCTGCCCACCCCGGCTTTGGCGGTCATCGCCGACGCAGCAGAACCCTCAGCCCGGCCCTTGTCTTCCCCCAACTGGAAGGTTTTAGCGTGAGAAGTGTCGGAACCGACAAAGGACTGAGAGGAAGGAAACCAGCCACGGCACTGCAGGAAGGCGAGACCTACCGCTGCCCGGACGAGGCATGCGGTTGTGAAATCACGGTCACCAAAGGGGCGGCCCCCGGCCACGGCGGGGACCAGGACGCGAAGTGCTGCTGCGGACACAGCATGGAAAAAGTGACCTAAAAGAGGGGTCAGCGCGCCACCCCGGCCTTCACTCCGGCAGGGAAGACGCCCGTTATGTGTCCCGGTTTACAGTGCAGAGCGGGACATAGGGCCTACCTTTCGAAGGTAAGCAGTTCCGATTTGTAAGAAAGGCAGCACACGATGTCCGCTACATCTCCGGTGGCACGGCCGCCACACGCCTTTACCCTTCATCTGGGCCGCCGCGTAGCGGCCGGCGCTGCCGGTGGCGTCGCCGGGGGCCTGGTCTTCGGAGTCCTGAAGGCCATGATGGGGATGCTGCCCATGATCGCCATGATGGTCGACTCCGACTCTGCCGTGGTGGGGTTCGGGGTCCACATGGTGATTTCGGTCCTGATCGGCCTTGGCCTGGCCGTTCCTTTCGCCGGGCTCCTGACCTCCTATGGACGCGGCGTGCTGATCGGGCTGGCCTACGGTGCGCTCTGGTGGGTCCTGGGTCCGCTGGTTATCATGCCCACCATGCTGGGCATTCCGATGTTCATGATCGATACCGCCGCGATGTGGTCCCTGATGGGCCACCTGGTCTATGGGGCCGTCCTGGCCCTTGCCGCCGTTCGGGTCCTGAAGCCGGCTCATGAGCGATAACTGGGAGAAGGGGCTGGAGGCCGCCGCTGGTGGCCTCCAGCCTTGGTCGCCGCGGCAACGTGAACAGGATCCCCTTACCGCCGGTCCCGATGATCCGTTCAACTGCCTGGACGAAGTTGAGCTGTTCGCAGACCTGACGGCCGAGGAAGTGGCGGCCATGCACATGATGGCGCCCGGCCGGGTCTTCCGCCGCGGCGAGCTGGTCTTCAGCCAGGCCCAGCCCGTCACGGCGCTGTTCATTCTCAAATCCGGCAGGATCCGGATTTTCCGGGTCGCCGAAGACGGCAAGGCCTTGACCATGGCCATCCTGGAACCCGGAGCCGTTTTCGGGGAAATGCTGCTGGTGGGCCAGCGCATGTATGACAACTATGCAGAAGCCATCGAAGACTCCGACGTGTGCCAGCTCGGGGTCGAGGACGTTGAGCGTTACCTGATTTCGGACCCCCGGATCGCGATCCGCATCTCGCGCCTGCTGGGGGAACAGGTGGCACGGCTGGAAGAGCGATTGACGGACCTGGCGCTGCGGCCGCTCTCGGCCAGGGCTGCCTCCATCCTGCTCAGCCTTGATGCCGCCGCACCCAGTG
Encoded here:
- a CDS encoding DUF1852 domain-containing protein; protein product: MADDFTFSITTTRFDEDYSPSEDSRITTNFANLARGEHRQENLRNALTMIRRRFNDLADWDNPDRDRYALELEIVSVQIQFTANGTDQQFPLFEVLDIQIVDLLNGMRHQGIVGNNFSSYVRDFDFSVVLPAAAGDSGKPTVPEDFGDLHGKLFQHFLDSPVGQERFPQPPVVCISVSTSNTYRQTGNRHPVLGVEYQQDDYSLTDAYFGKMGLRVRYFMPRGSVAPLAFYFRGDLLNDYSNLQLIGTISTMETFQKIYRPEVYNANSAAAAVYQPSLGEQDYSRTQIAYDRVERGQLAITQAKYTEEHFITPHRDLLDQWTANYPALVN
- a CDS encoding PLP-dependent cysteine synthase family protein, which gives rise to MNDSMGAFAGIGNTPLVELRRVAPANGARIFVKLEWANPTGSMKDRMARTAVEGAVRDGRLIPGGTVVEYTAGTTGISLAFACAVLGFGLHVVFSDAFSDEKRRTMLAFGATVEDVPSDNGAITETLIKRMIARAAEVSKQPGMWWCDQLNNHDAVTGYLPLGEEIWTQTKGRIDAFVHTVGTAHSIHGVTRSLRAHNPDISVFAVEPAESAVLSGQPTGPNRIEGIGIGFVPPLWEPDAVDGILTVSADEAMDMARRLARQEGLFAGTSSGANVVAALRTAERMGPGSTIVTILCDSGLRYLSTELYRSGTI
- a CDS encoding LysR family transcriptional regulator is translated as MPQLSSGLTLQQLRYFIEVAAEGSISAAADLLYVAQPTMSAAMKDLESRVGRALLVRSARGVTLTADGAEFLGYARQVVEQFALLEQRYLGRPPMRRLLGVSTQHYSFAVDAFVRMVKATEVAEYEFSLRESRTWDIIEDVRTLRSEIGILYRNDFNRKIIDKLLRESGLAFTPLFLADPHIFISRNNPLASKERATLEDLAGLPRLTFDQGANNSFYFAEEILSTLSSKQEIRVSDRATIFNLMIGLHGYTISTGIISGQLDPEIVAIPLDVDERIEIGWIGHAAIPLTDQAQRYLSELRAVVAEFGVALLG
- a CDS encoding ABC transporter ATP-binding protein, whose translation is MRFLTAVAVLETLDSGRVMLDGQDLAAVRPERRGMAMVFQRPLLFPHLNVLDNVAFAATVSGAPRKQARDDAPAFLDLVQMQGTGTRTVTELSGGQQQRVAIARALGAGPAVLLLDEPFSALDPELRDTMRELLAQVREKLHPTILMVTHDRDEAAAVADHIALVSDGRLLQHSTVEAMYSRPASLQVSRLMGGTNEVPGTVRDGVHWGPRRAPAARRPPLAGRTCHIGDPPGTHHPP
- a CDS encoding Crp/Fnr family transcriptional regulator, which produces MSDNWEKGLEAAAGGLQPWSPRQREQDPLTAGPDDPFNCLDEVELFADLTAEEVAAMHMMAPGRVFRRGELVFSQAQPVTALFILKSGRIRIFRVAEDGKALTMAILEPGAVFGEMLLVGQRMYDNYAEAIEDSDVCQLGVEDVERYLISDPRIAIRISRLLGEQVARLEERLTDLALRPLSARAASILLSLDAAAPSGRFGQGKSIRLTHEQIAGLLGATREATSKALADFAAKGFIRQGRGRITIQNPAALRAAAGSTVL